One segment of Zhihengliuella halotolerans DNA contains the following:
- a CDS encoding metal-sensitive transcriptional regulator, with the protein METHTDTTHGHGYSADKDALLKRLRRIEGQVRGIARMVEEDTYCIDVLTQVSAVNAAMHKVSLNLVEDHIGHCVVGAAEESQATGDPSIVEAKVKEASAAISRLLR; encoded by the coding sequence ATGGAGACGCACACCGATACGACCCACGGGCACGGCTACTCGGCCGACAAGGACGCCCTGCTCAAGCGCCTGCGCCGGATCGAAGGCCAAGTGCGGGGCATCGCCCGGATGGTCGAGGAGGACACGTACTGCATCGACGTCCTCACCCAGGTCTCCGCGGTCAACGCGGCGATGCACAAGGTCTCCCTCAACCTCGTCGAGGACCACATCGGCCACTGCGTCGTCGGTGCCGCCGAGGAATCACAAGCCACCGGCGACCCGAGCATCGTCGAAGCCAAGGTCAAAGAAGCTTCAGCAGCCATCAGCCGCCTGTTGCGCTGA
- the mmuM gene encoding homocysteine S-methyltransferase has protein sequence MPRTTRLSGLLDAGGDLVVDGALATELEAHGCDLEDPLWSAKVLLERPELIQRVHRDYFAAGAHVAITASYQATPQGFAPRGLDAEQALALVGSSARLADAARQDYLQEHDGGAAHLIVAGSVGPYGAFLADGSEYRGDYRLTRAEFVAFHRPRIEALVVAGVDALACETLPSAAEADALLSLVAEYDVEAWFSFSLRDGGHISDGTPLAEVAALCAAEPRVAAIGVNCVPLELVSPALTALRAATDLPLIAYPNSGEEYDPVTKTWAPAAAGSAPGPRTLADGAAEWHSLGAQMIGGCCRTTPGDIAALAQMVR, from the coding sequence ATGCCCCGCACCACCCGCCTCTCCGGCCTCCTCGACGCTGGCGGCGACCTCGTCGTCGACGGCGCGCTCGCGACCGAGCTCGAGGCGCACGGCTGCGACCTGGAGGACCCGCTGTGGTCGGCCAAGGTCCTGCTCGAGCGGCCCGAGCTGATCCAGCGGGTGCACCGCGACTACTTCGCGGCCGGCGCGCACGTCGCGATCACCGCGAGCTATCAGGCCACGCCGCAGGGCTTCGCGCCACGCGGGCTCGACGCCGAGCAGGCTCTCGCCCTCGTGGGTTCGAGCGCGCGCCTCGCCGACGCAGCCCGCCAGGATTACCTGCAGGAGCACGACGGCGGCGCGGCGCACCTGATCGTGGCCGGTTCCGTGGGCCCCTACGGGGCCTTCCTCGCGGACGGCTCCGAGTATCGCGGCGACTACCGGCTCACCCGCGCGGAGTTCGTCGCGTTCCACCGCCCGCGCATCGAGGCGCTGGTGGTGGCCGGCGTCGACGCCCTGGCCTGCGAGACACTGCCGTCCGCGGCGGAGGCCGACGCCCTGCTCTCGCTCGTCGCGGAGTACGACGTCGAGGCGTGGTTCTCGTTCAGCCTGCGCGACGGCGGGCACATCAGCGACGGCACACCGCTCGCGGAGGTCGCCGCACTGTGCGCCGCCGAACCGCGCGTCGCGGCGATCGGCGTGAACTGCGTGCCGCTGGAGCTCGTGTCCCCGGCGCTCACCGCCCTGCGCGCGGCGACCGACCTGCCGCTGATCGCCTACCCGAACTCGGGTGAGGAGTACGACCCCGTCACCAAGACGTGGGCGCCGGCCGCCGCGGGCTCCGCGCCCGGGCCACGCACGCTCGCCGACGGCGCCGCCGAGTGGCACTCCCTGGGCGCCCAGATGATCGGAGGCTGCTGCCGAACCACGCCGGGCGACATCGCCGCGTTGGCACAGATGGTGCGCTGA
- a CDS encoding SDR family NAD(P)-dependent oxidoreductase encodes MSYTVVVAGATSASGVAACTALARAGMRVAAVGSDPARIARLAEAHESITGYACDLTDPTAVAGLADNVRRDLGPVDGLIHLVGGWRGGKTLADQTDEDWDFLHSRVMTTLRNTTRAFNDDVATSDAGRVAIVSAESVGAPTAGGANYAAVKAAAETWTLAMAQGYNDTRAAAVVLVIKAFVDAAMRAERPDRKFPGFTDVEVLGAAAVQLFALDAEQINGRRLRLGTTLATENDETGVFA; translated from the coding sequence GTGAGTTACACGGTCGTCGTCGCCGGGGCCACCAGCGCCTCCGGCGTGGCGGCCTGCACCGCCCTGGCGCGGGCGGGGATGCGGGTCGCCGCCGTCGGCAGCGACCCGGCGCGGATTGCCCGTCTGGCCGAGGCCCACGAGTCCATCACGGGCTACGCCTGCGACCTCACGGATCCGACGGCGGTCGCCGGCCTCGCGGACAACGTCCGCCGCGATCTCGGCCCCGTCGACGGCCTGATCCACCTCGTCGGCGGCTGGCGCGGCGGCAAGACTCTGGCCGACCAGACCGACGAGGACTGGGACTTCCTGCACTCGCGCGTCATGACCACGCTGCGCAACACCACTCGCGCCTTCAACGACGACGTCGCCACCTCCGACGCGGGCCGCGTCGCCATCGTCTCCGCCGAGTCCGTCGGAGCGCCGACGGCCGGCGGCGCCAACTACGCGGCCGTCAAGGCCGCCGCCGAAACCTGGACCCTCGCGATGGCCCAGGGGTACAACGACACCCGCGCGGCCGCCGTCGTGCTGGTCATCAAGGCGTTCGTCGACGCCGCGATGCGAGCCGAGAGGCCCGACCGGAAGTTCCCCGGCTTCACCGACGTCGAGGTCCTCGGCGCAGCGGCCGTGCAGCTCTTCGCGCTCGACGCGGAGCAGATCAACGGCCGCCGCCTGCGCCTCGGCACGACCCTTGCCACCGAAAACGACGAGACGGGAGTCTTCGCATGA
- a CDS encoding CGNR zinc finger domain-containing protein — MQFAPDTLIALRSAVNLVNSAEAEVDQLRTVADLDHFLAEEQYSGFRAGTQGELREVRHLRTVFRALWGADVDEAVEIVNNILRNARALPQLVKHDGWDYHLHATTHDAPLADRISTEIALAVMDVVRSGELDRLRTCAAHDCRAVLLDLSRNRSKRFCDTGNCANREHVRAYRQRKAGAGTK, encoded by the coding sequence ATGCAGTTTGCCCCTGACACGTTGATCGCACTGCGTTCGGCAGTCAACCTCGTGAACTCGGCCGAGGCCGAGGTGGACCAGCTCAGGACCGTCGCCGATCTAGATCATTTCCTCGCCGAGGAGCAGTACTCGGGGTTTCGGGCTGGGACGCAGGGCGAGCTGCGCGAGGTCCGGCACCTGCGCACCGTTTTTCGCGCCCTCTGGGGCGCCGACGTCGACGAGGCGGTGGAGATCGTCAACAACATCCTGCGCAACGCCCGAGCCCTGCCCCAGCTGGTCAAACACGATGGATGGGACTACCACCTGCACGCGACCACCCACGATGCCCCGCTGGCCGACCGGATCTCCACGGAGATCGCACTCGCGGTCATGGACGTCGTCCGCTCCGGCGAGCTCGACCGCCTCCGCACGTGCGCGGCCCACGACTGCCGGGCCGTGCTGCTGGACCTCTCGCGCAACCGGTCCAAGCGCTTCTGCGACACCGGCAACTGCGCCAACCGCGAGCACGTTCGCGCCTACCGGCAGCGCAAGGCCGGCGCCGGGACGAAGTAG
- a CDS encoding peptidoglycan-binding domain-containing protein, which produces MRKTTRRSRIALIAAASLILGGSLSVTAPPAPAEAAGQCVDYNYSSGGYSSCVGNIQVLLNAFRLSPGSTYQTLAVDNAYGPATRSAVIDFQRYWGLQADGIVGPQTWRVLCAPQMGPGPVSWYPYTAARASGCNI; this is translated from the coding sequence ATGCGCAAGACAACTCGACGTTCCAGAATCGCACTTATCGCCGCCGCCAGCCTGATCTTGGGTGGCTCCCTGAGTGTGACCGCACCACCCGCACCAGCCGAGGCCGCTGGCCAATGCGTGGACTACAACTACAGCTCGGGCGGCTACTCCAGCTGCGTGGGCAATATCCAGGTGCTGCTCAACGCTTTCCGCCTCAGCCCCGGCTCGACCTACCAGACCCTCGCAGTCGACAACGCCTACGGCCCCGCAACCCGCTCGGCGGTGATTGACTTCCAGCGCTACTGGGGCCTTCAGGCCGACGGGATCGTGGGTCCCCAGACGTGGCGCGTGCTCTGCGCACCCCAGATGGGCCCGGGTCCGGTCAGCTGGTACCCCTACACAGCTGCCCGCGCTTCGGGCTGCAATATCTAG
- a CDS encoding threonine aldolase family protein, which translates to MTATTTEPVTAARGFASDNYAGAHPEVLAAVTAANSGHVTAYGEDPYTARLQEVVRGHFGERATAFPVFNGTGANVLSLQALLPRWGAVVCAETAHINVDENGAPERVGGMKLLSVPTPDGKLTPELIDREAWGFGDEHRAQPLAVSITQTTELGTCYTPAEVRAIADHVHTLGMRLHMDGARLSNAGAHLGVPLREFTTDAGVDVLSLGGTKNGMLLGEAVVWLGDDDPGLTYLRKMNMQLGSKMRFLSAQLIALYEGDLWLRSAGHANEMAQRLRAGLDGIDAVTVTQRTQSNGVFAVLPGGAADRVRESYRFYDWDPATGEVRWMCSWDTTEEDIDGLLAAVKAAVA; encoded by the coding sequence ATGACCGCCACCACCACCGAGCCGGTCACCGCCGCGCGCGGGTTCGCCTCCGATAACTACGCCGGCGCCCACCCGGAGGTCCTCGCGGCCGTGACCGCGGCCAACTCCGGGCACGTCACCGCGTACGGCGAGGATCCCTACACGGCCCGCTTGCAGGAGGTCGTGCGCGGGCACTTCGGCGAGCGCGCGACCGCGTTCCCGGTCTTCAACGGCACGGGAGCGAACGTGCTGTCGCTGCAGGCGCTCCTGCCGCGCTGGGGCGCCGTCGTGTGCGCCGAGACCGCCCACATCAACGTGGACGAGAACGGCGCCCCCGAACGCGTGGGCGGCATGAAGCTGCTCAGCGTCCCGACCCCGGACGGCAAGCTCACCCCCGAGCTCATCGACCGCGAGGCCTGGGGCTTCGGCGACGAACACCGGGCCCAGCCCCTCGCCGTCTCCATCACCCAGACCACGGAACTCGGCACGTGCTACACGCCCGCCGAGGTGCGGGCCATTGCCGACCACGTGCACACGCTCGGAATGCGGCTGCACATGGACGGCGCGCGGCTGTCCAACGCGGGCGCCCACCTGGGCGTGCCGCTGCGCGAATTCACGACGGACGCAGGTGTCGACGTCCTCTCGCTCGGCGGGACGAAGAACGGCATGCTGCTCGGCGAGGCCGTGGTGTGGCTCGGCGACGATGACCCGGGCCTGACCTACCTCCGCAAGATGAACATGCAGCTGGGTTCGAAGATGCGCTTCCTCTCCGCCCAGCTCATCGCCCTGTACGAGGGCGACCTGTGGCTGCGCTCGGCGGGCCACGCGAACGAGATGGCCCAGCGGCTCCGCGCGGGTCTGGACGGAATCGACGCGGTGACCGTGACGCAGCGGACGCAGTCCAACGGCGTATTCGCGGTGCTGCCCGGCGGCGCGGCGGATCGCGTGCGCGAGTCCTACCGTTTCTACGACTGGGATCCCGCCACGGGCGAGGTCCGCTGGATGTGCTCGTGGGACACCACCGAGGAGGACATCGACGGCCTGCTCGCTGCGGTGAAGGCCGCGGTGGCCTGA
- a CDS encoding heavy metal translocating P-type ATPase has protein sequence MTTHHSHSHAETETRTVDLNVEGMTCASCVGRVERKLGKLDGVEASVNLPLESANVKVPSHVSDEDLIAAVESAGYRASVKQPEHGGHAGHQHDDVPADVIRPRLIVAAALTIPLFVISMIPAAQFPHWGWVALALSAPVTLYSGWPFHRAAAINARHGASTMDTLVSIGVLAAFLFSTWQLIADPMLTAHAGAGMASMADHQLYFEVAGVVTTFLLLGRWLEARAKSRAGDALKSLLSLGAKDAVVLRDGAEHRVPAESLSPGDVIVVRPGEKIATDGRVTEGSSAVDTSVITGESVPVEVSPGDSVTGATINTSGRLLVEATRVGSDTTLAQMGRLVSQAQTGKAPIARLADRISSVFVPIVLVIAVLTFVLWIVFSGDTQSAFTAAVTVLVIACPCALGLATPVGLLAGTGRGAQLGLLIRGPQVLEDTRRIDTVVLDKTGTVTAGELQVTAVEPFGNLSADRLHALAAAVEAGSEHPIAAAIVAASPAEAFTAANFSSAAGGGVSADVVLDGAAEPARVHVGQARWLAEVGVDLTEAERERLAEAQAQGATAVLVGIVDAEGSRAAGIVSLQDTVKPGSAAAIGRLKEIGLRPVLLTGDNEQVAAQVAAEVGIDPADVFAGVLPEGKVEAVKRLQADGGQVAMVGDGVNDAPALATADLGIAMGSGTDVAIEAADITVMGSELGQVVTSIELSRKTLAVIKTNLFWAFAYNTLGIPVAALGLLNPMLAGLAMAASSVLVVANSLRLLRFGR, from the coding sequence ATGACCACGCACCACAGCCATTCCCACGCAGAAACCGAAACCCGCACGGTCGACCTGAACGTCGAGGGCATGACGTGCGCGTCGTGCGTCGGGCGGGTCGAGCGCAAACTCGGCAAGCTCGACGGCGTCGAAGCGAGCGTGAACCTGCCCCTCGAGTCGGCCAACGTGAAGGTCCCGTCCCACGTCAGCGACGAGGACCTGATCGCCGCCGTCGAATCGGCCGGATACCGCGCCAGCGTCAAGCAGCCCGAACACGGCGGGCACGCGGGGCACCAGCACGACGACGTCCCCGCCGACGTCATCCGACCCCGGCTCATCGTCGCGGCCGCGCTGACAATCCCGCTCTTCGTGATCTCGATGATCCCCGCGGCACAGTTCCCGCACTGGGGCTGGGTCGCCCTCGCCCTCTCCGCGCCGGTCACGCTGTACTCCGGCTGGCCCTTCCACCGGGCCGCCGCGATCAACGCCCGCCACGGCGCATCGACGATGGACACGCTCGTCTCCATCGGCGTGCTCGCCGCCTTCCTGTTCTCCACCTGGCAGCTGATCGCCGACCCGATGCTCACCGCCCATGCGGGCGCGGGCATGGCGTCCATGGCGGACCACCAGCTCTACTTCGAGGTCGCCGGCGTCGTCACGACGTTCCTGCTGCTCGGCCGCTGGTTGGAAGCGCGCGCCAAATCCCGGGCCGGCGACGCCCTGAAGTCCCTGCTCAGCCTGGGCGCGAAGGATGCCGTCGTCCTGCGCGACGGAGCGGAGCACCGCGTTCCGGCCGAGTCCCTCTCCCCCGGCGACGTCATCGTGGTTCGACCGGGCGAGAAGATCGCCACGGACGGCCGCGTCACCGAAGGTTCCTCCGCCGTCGACACCTCCGTGATCACCGGCGAGTCCGTGCCTGTTGAGGTCTCCCCCGGTGACAGCGTCACGGGCGCGACGATCAACACGTCCGGCCGGCTGCTCGTGGAGGCCACCCGCGTCGGCAGCGACACCACGCTCGCCCAGATGGGCCGCCTCGTCTCGCAAGCGCAGACCGGCAAGGCTCCCATTGCGCGCCTCGCGGACCGCATCTCGTCGGTGTTCGTGCCGATCGTCCTGGTCATCGCCGTCCTGACCTTCGTGTTGTGGATCGTGTTCTCGGGCGACACGCAATCGGCGTTCACGGCGGCCGTCACCGTCCTGGTCATCGCCTGCCCGTGCGCGCTCGGGCTCGCCACGCCGGTGGGCCTCCTCGCCGGCACCGGTCGCGGCGCGCAACTGGGCCTGCTGATCCGCGGCCCGCAGGTCCTCGAGGACACCCGCCGCATCGATACCGTGGTGCTCGACAAGACCGGCACGGTCACGGCCGGCGAGCTTCAGGTGACGGCCGTCGAGCCGTTCGGCAACCTCTCCGCAGATCGCCTGCACGCCCTGGCCGCCGCCGTCGAAGCCGGGTCCGAGCACCCCATCGCCGCCGCGATCGTGGCCGCGTCCCCGGCGGAAGCCTTCACCGCGGCCAACTTCTCCTCGGCCGCCGGCGGCGGCGTCAGCGCCGACGTCGTGCTCGACGGCGCAGCGGAACCGGCGCGGGTGCACGTCGGCCAGGCCCGCTGGCTCGCCGAGGTGGGCGTCGACCTCACCGAGGCCGAGCGCGAGCGCCTCGCCGAAGCTCAGGCCCAGGGTGCGACGGCGGTGCTTGTCGGCATCGTCGACGCGGAGGGTTCGCGGGCGGCGGGCATCGTCTCGCTGCAGGACACAGTGAAGCCGGGCTCCGCGGCGGCGATCGGCCGGCTCAAGGAGATCGGGTTGCGCCCCGTCCTGCTGACGGGCGACAACGAGCAGGTCGCGGCCCAGGTGGCCGCCGAGGTGGGCATCGACCCCGCGGACGTGTTCGCCGGAGTCCTGCCCGAGGGCAAGGTCGAGGCGGTGAAGCGGCTGCAGGCCGACGGCGGACAGGTCGCGATGGTCGGCGATGGCGTGAACGACGCCCCCGCGCTGGCGACCGCCGACCTCGGGATCGCCATGGGTTCGGGCACGGACGTCGCGATCGAGGCCGCGGACATCACGGTCATGGGCAGCGAGCTGGGGCAGGTCGTCACCTCGATCGAGCTCTCGCGCAAGACGCTGGCGGTCATCAAGACCAACCTGTTCTGGGCGTTCGCGTACAACACGCTCGGCATCCCGGTCGCGGCGCTCGGCCTGCTGAACCCGATGCTCGCGGGGCTCGCGATGGCGGCGAGCTCGGTGCTCGTGGTCGCGAACTCGCTGCGGTTGCTGCGTTTCGGACGATGA
- a CDS encoding heavy-metal-associated domain-containing protein, with amino-acid sequence MSKTLTVSISGMTCGHCVASVTEEIEAIAGVDSVDIDLNAGGTSTATITSVGDLDEAEVSEAVAEAGYTLISNNA; translated from the coding sequence ATGAGCAAGACCCTCACCGTCAGTATCTCGGGCATGACCTGCGGCCACTGCGTCGCCTCCGTCACCGAGGAGATCGAGGCCATCGCCGGCGTCGACTCCGTGGACATCGATCTCAACGCCGGTGGCACGTCCACCGCGACCATCACCTCCGTGGGCGACCTCGACGAAGCGGAGGTCAGCGAGGCCGTCGCCGAGGCCGGATACACCCTCATCAGCAACAACGCCTGA
- a CDS encoding amino acid permease codes for MESSSPAVLTPADAAIATTGAGLRRSLGPRHLIMIAMGGVIGSGLFVSSGYTISQAGPLGAVIAYLIGAFVVYLVMSCLSELAIAYPVSGAFHIYASRSIGPGTGFATAWLYWLTWAVAIGSEFTASGLLLQRWFPEVDVWVWCLLFAALLFGLNAVSSKFFGESEFWFSLVKVAAVIALIVLGGAALLGFQPLGASGDHPVLFENFTTEAGLFPHGFTGVFITTLAVFYAFSGSELIGVAAGETKDPAVNIPKAMRSTVIRLLIFFVGAIAVIAATVPFNEVGLDESPFVTVFSAVGVPWAADIMNFVIITALLSAGNSGLFSCARMLHSLASEGQAPAALKKLTKRGIPLVALSVSMVGGLASLVSSVVAPQTVFLVLVSISGFAVVGVWMSITASHFFHRRAFVRDGGDIASLPYRAPLFPVVPILAFSLCLVSLVGIAFDPTQAAALYFGVPFVAACYAYHHFKIKPALRARSAA; via the coding sequence TTGGAATCCTCTTCGCCTGCTGTCCTCACGCCGGCCGACGCCGCCATCGCGACAACCGGGGCCGGCCTGCGCCGCTCCCTGGGGCCGCGCCACCTGATCATGATCGCCATGGGCGGGGTGATCGGCTCCGGACTCTTCGTCAGCTCCGGCTACACGATCTCGCAGGCCGGGCCGCTCGGCGCGGTCATCGCCTACCTCATCGGCGCCTTCGTGGTGTATCTCGTGATGTCGTGCTTGAGCGAACTGGCCATCGCCTACCCGGTGTCGGGAGCCTTCCACATCTACGCCTCCCGCTCCATCGGTCCCGGCACGGGCTTCGCCACGGCCTGGCTCTACTGGCTGACCTGGGCTGTGGCCATCGGGTCCGAGTTCACGGCCTCAGGCCTCCTCTTGCAGCGCTGGTTCCCCGAGGTCGACGTGTGGGTGTGGTGCCTGCTCTTCGCGGCCCTCCTGTTCGGACTCAACGCCGTCTCATCGAAGTTCTTCGGCGAGTCCGAGTTCTGGTTCTCCCTCGTCAAGGTCGCGGCGGTCATCGCCCTGATCGTCCTCGGCGGCGCGGCCCTGCTCGGCTTCCAGCCCCTGGGCGCAAGCGGCGACCACCCCGTCCTCTTCGAGAACTTCACCACCGAGGCGGGTCTCTTCCCGCACGGTTTCACGGGCGTCTTCATCACCACCCTCGCGGTGTTCTACGCGTTCTCCGGATCCGAGCTCATCGGCGTCGCCGCCGGCGAGACGAAGGACCCGGCCGTCAACATCCCGAAGGCGATGCGCAGCACCGTCATCCGCCTGCTGATCTTCTTCGTCGGCGCGATCGCCGTCATCGCCGCGACCGTCCCGTTCAACGAGGTGGGCCTGGACGAGAGCCCCTTCGTGACGGTCTTCTCCGCCGTCGGCGTCCCGTGGGCGGCAGACATCATGAATTTCGTGATCATCACCGCGCTCCTCTCCGCCGGCAACAGCGGCCTCTTCTCCTGCGCACGCATGCTGCACTCGCTCGCGAGCGAGGGCCAGGCCCCCGCCGCCCTGAAGAAGCTCACCAAGCGCGGCATCCCGCTCGTTGCCCTCTCCGTGAGCATGGTCGGTGGGCTGGCCTCCCTCGTCAGCAGCGTCGTCGCGCCGCAGACGGTCTTCCTGGTGCTCGTCTCGATCTCCGGTTTCGCCGTGGTGGGCGTCTGGATGTCCATCACCGCCTCCCACTTCTTCCACCGCCGGGCGTTCGTGCGCGACGGCGGCGACATCGCCTCGCTGCCCTACCGCGCACCGCTGTTCCCGGTCGTGCCGATCCTCGCGTTCAGCCTCTGCCTCGTCTCGCTCGTCGGCATCGCGTTCGACCCCACGCAAGCGGCAGCCCTCTACTTCGGCGTCCCCTTCGTCGCGGCCTGCTACGCGTACCACCACTTCAAGATCAAGCCCGCCCTCCGCGCGCGGTCCGCCGCCTGA
- a CDS encoding EamA family transporter, translating to MAERVGQVGAGALSASEATDYAGQSRRNLAGFGIALFSAIVFATSGSFAKPLLEAGWTSGAAVGARMLGAALVLLLPTLWVLRGRWHTVSDNWKPIVLFGVFGVAVCQFSYFQAVQYLDVSVALLLEYMAPILIVLAAWVVTRRSPRLLTILGAVTSVVGLVLVLDVTGAKGVDPLGVMWGLIAAVGLAVFFVVGAQQNDSLNPLVLTTGGLLVGALLMFALGAVGLLPMRATFGTVNFSGFETPWWAALAGLIVVAAVLAYVSGILAARALGATLASFIGLTEVIFAVCWAWLLLGEMPAPIQLLGGLCIVAGVILVRADELRQARRLTRRARPHSATAEIHHL from the coding sequence GTGGCAGAGCGCGTGGGGCAGGTGGGAGCGGGGGCACTCTCGGCATCCGAGGCGACGGACTATGCCGGGCAGTCGAGGCGTAACCTGGCCGGCTTCGGCATCGCCCTCTTCAGCGCGATCGTCTTCGCGACGAGCGGGTCGTTCGCCAAGCCGCTGCTGGAGGCCGGTTGGACCAGCGGTGCCGCGGTGGGCGCTCGCATGCTCGGTGCGGCGCTGGTGCTGCTGCTGCCGACGCTGTGGGTCTTGCGCGGCCGCTGGCACACCGTCAGCGACAACTGGAAGCCGATCGTGCTGTTCGGTGTCTTCGGGGTCGCCGTTTGTCAGTTCTCCTACTTCCAGGCCGTGCAGTACCTCGACGTGTCCGTCGCCCTGCTGCTCGAGTACATGGCACCGATCCTGATCGTGCTCGCCGCGTGGGTCGTCACCCGCCGGAGCCCGCGGTTGCTGACGATCCTCGGGGCGGTGACCTCCGTCGTCGGGCTGGTGCTGGTCCTCGATGTGACGGGCGCCAAGGGGGTGGATCCGCTCGGCGTGATGTGGGGGCTGATCGCAGCCGTCGGGCTCGCGGTGTTCTTCGTGGTCGGCGCGCAGCAGAACGACTCGCTGAACCCGCTCGTGCTCACGACCGGCGGTCTGCTCGTCGGCGCCCTGCTGATGTTCGCGCTCGGGGCCGTCGGGCTGCTGCCGATGCGGGCGACCTTCGGGACGGTCAACTTCAGCGGCTTCGAGACCCCGTGGTGGGCGGCTCTGGCCGGCCTGATTGTCGTGGCCGCCGTCCTGGCCTACGTCTCCGGCATCCTCGCAGCCCGCGCCCTCGGCGCGACGCTCGCCTCCTTCATCGGCCTGACGGAGGTCATCTTCGCGGTCTGCTGGGCGTGGCTGCTGCTCGGCGAGATGCCCGCGCCGATCCAGCTCCTCGGGGGATTGTGCATCGTCGCTGGTGTGATCCTCGTCCGCGCCGACGAGCTGCGCCAGGCCCGGCGACTGACGCGCCGGGCTCGTCCTCACAGCGCCACCGCGGAGATCCATCACCTTTAG
- a CDS encoding DUF6421 family protein: MTLTTTHTTRTAGHTPAADLPNLPAWKALKAAATALQEIQVQDGSIPEPADHAGALAHVETLLASIEALSDHLPHDAEYLTLVQQDLRAWADGGFTVPDFLDSLLAFRPQTERVDGLPHLVIFPMYTQNGSTNRYVEAVLVQVIWPEFIDELEAGDYSNKLFVPIRFLDFTPGYATNSAVLFPESVAVRSTPAFTWGGIFADREAARFRRVLKAAAEITSLDLPAGAAELAEDQHLTEKTFVMWDLIHDRTHMRGDLPFDPFMIKQRMPYFLYSLEELRCDLTAFRECVRIERDETRDEETRRHAKLVQYAVIFDRIFRFAVTGNRVRNYDGLGGQLLFAWMHQHHVLHWTDGKMSIDWDQVTGVVVELGVRIEELYWRSIDRPKTAHWLAAYELVSATLTPNPASVWAKGPDALPLDGPPRGLTDQVLDDEFPLSMFYEALEKKIRPVIEATSGITGATPDAQEAA; encoded by the coding sequence ATGACGTTGACCACCACGCACACCACCCGCACCGCAGGCCACACACCGGCCGCCGACCTGCCGAACCTGCCCGCATGGAAGGCACTGAAGGCCGCCGCCACCGCGCTCCAGGAGATCCAGGTCCAGGACGGCTCCATCCCCGAGCCGGCCGACCATGCCGGCGCGCTGGCACACGTCGAGACCCTCCTGGCCTCCATCGAGGCGCTCTCCGACCACCTGCCGCACGACGCCGAGTACCTCACGCTGGTGCAGCAGGATCTGCGCGCGTGGGCCGACGGCGGATTCACCGTGCCGGACTTCCTCGATTCGCTGCTCGCCTTCCGCCCGCAGACGGAGCGCGTGGACGGGCTGCCGCATCTGGTGATCTTCCCGATGTACACCCAGAACGGCAGCACCAACCGCTACGTCGAGGCCGTGCTCGTGCAGGTCATCTGGCCCGAGTTCATCGACGAACTCGAGGCCGGCGACTACTCGAACAAGCTCTTCGTGCCGATCCGCTTCCTGGACTTCACGCCCGGCTACGCCACCAACTCGGCCGTGCTCTTCCCGGAGAGCGTCGCCGTGCGCAGCACGCCGGCCTTCACCTGGGGCGGCATCTTCGCCGACCGCGAGGCCGCGCGCTTCCGCCGCGTCCTGAAGGCCGCCGCGGAGATCACCTCGCTCGATCTTCCGGCCGGCGCCGCCGAGCTCGCCGAAGACCAGCACCTGACGGAGAAGACCTTCGTCATGTGGGACCTCATCCACGACCGCACCCACATGCGCGGGGACCTGCCCTTCGACCCGTTCATGATCAAGCAGCGCATGCCGTACTTCCTGTACTCGCTCGAGGAGCTGCGCTGCGACCTCACCGCGTTCCGCGAGTGCGTCCGGATCGAACGGGATGAAACGCGCGACGAGGAAACGCGCCGGCACGCGAAACTCGTGCAGTACGCGGTGATCTTCGACCGCATCTTCCGCTTTGCCGTGACCGGAAACCGCGTGCGCAACTACGACGGCCTCGGCGGCCAGCTGCTCTTCGCGTGGATGCACCAGCACCACGTCCTGCACTGGACCGACGGCAAGATGAGCATCGACTGGGACCAGGTGACCGGCGTCGTCGTCGAACTCGGCGTGCGCATCGAGGAGCTGTACTGGCGCTCGATCGACCGCCCCAAGACGGCGCACTGGCTCGCCGCCTACGAGCTCGTCTCCGCGACCCTGACCCCGAACCCCGCCTCCGTGTGGGCCAAGGGGCCGGACGCGCTGCCGCTCGACGGGCCGCCGCGCGGGCTGACCGACCAGGTGCTCGACGACGAGTTCCCGCTCTCGATGTTCTACGAGGCCCTCGAGAAGAAGATCCGCCCGGTCATCGAAGCCACCTCCGGCATCACGGGCGCAACCCCGGACGCGCAGGAGGCGGCGTGA